The Eubalaena glacialis isolate mEubGla1 chromosome 3, mEubGla1.1.hap2.+ XY, whole genome shotgun sequence nucleotide sequence GGAACCCCTTAATAGTTAATCTTTGGgcttaagaaagaaattaaaataatcccATACTGCATTTCACATTTCTCAAAAATAGGAAGTgttttagcagcttaaaaccTTTTCAGTTATATAAAACTTCTTACACTAGGATTTACTTTGAAATATAGTTTACAACAAGATCAATTATAGTATACGTACAGTGGCACTTTAGCACAAGGGCAAactttaaaaaggtttttttggACCTTTAAAATTAGGCCATAGTATAAAAGGAGTCCATGTCTTACATTCAGCAAATTCAtactaaaatattctatttttgtaGGATAAATGCCAACAAAACTTTACATATGCTACAagtttattacatatatttacatgGCTCTTTCCTAGGTACGTAAAACTTTCACATTAAATAGCTCCCAACTTTAAACAAGCTGTGCAGGGATGATTTGAAGCCAGATCACTGTCAGAATAGCTTGTGCAGTGCCataatacaaaaatgtattttgaaagctACTCGGTGAACACCGAAtactatttctataaaaaatggTTTCGGTGCATTTGTTGGCAGACACCTATCCACTGCATGTCAGTAACAGGGACAATGGGGTATATACTGTTTCATTCTAAATAGCCCCTAGTGCCCTTTCCGCATTCACCACCATACAGTTCACTAAAATACAactatactcttaaaaaaaattcacattttcttttggcAGTGCATCAGATTGTTGGCATATTACTGGTTTAGGTGTTTCTAGGACATTAAACTTCCAAATATTCAACTAGTTTTCAACCCCTGTATGTCTTAACTGGATGCTTATAATCACATTTACCAGATCTCAACAAGTCAATCTGCTGATCCGTGAATGATAATCTTAAATTACTATTTTCCCCCAACAGGCAATAGAAAAAGTTGATTCCTTTACTATTCCCCAAATCTAAACTTGACTGGTTTCACTTGAATGGTTACTCAATTGAGAACACTTAGTATTTATATGAAGTACAATTATCaataatttagttattttaagtTGCACTGATTCTACCATCACAGTGCACATAACACACAAAACAGTTAAGTCTAATTATATTTTCTACATTAATTAGCAGTTTTACACATTAAATTCCCTAGTGAATTTGGTCTGAGACAATTGCCAATTATCCCTAAATATGACTAAATTTAAACACATTAAtactttatctcattttacaCCTGTACTTTAAGTAAGGTTTTAAGTTgaaatgtcattatttctttaTCAGAAGGATTAAAGGAAACAGGAACCCAGTGGCTTGGTGGTTTAGGAAGAACACTTGGTGATGGCGGCTCACTAAATTTGGCTCCAGCATAGTTCTGATTAGTTTGAGACTTAAAAAGTAAGGTGGGACTTGATAAGCTAGAGTTCCAGTTTTgattatttggaaaatttttgttCTTCCCCCCACTTTGCATGGCCTGCCATGCAGCTGCTGATGAATTATAAGTatgtcctctttcctttttcttatgaACAATCTTCATCTGGGAATTCTGATCCTTGGTCTTCTGTCTACTAAGCTGTTGTTGGTTCTTACTAACATTTCTAGACTGAGGGGCTGGAATGTTATACCTCTCGCCACCACCCATCTTCAGCTTCTTTGTCACCTGTAAGTGAATGCAAACAAAACACTGAGTAGAATTCCACTTCAAATAGTTCAAAACTTTAAGAAACTTCAATAGCTCCAATTTGTAACTCCAGAAATCTTGGGTAAGACTCAAATACGTGCTATTCAGCTGCTTTAACTTCACTATACTGTTCACACTTCATTACATGCACTTTATTACCTTCCTAAGAAAAGTGAGCTTATCCACAAATCCGAATAatcctctatttaaaaataaaaactgtttagGATGAATCCATCATAAAATGCCTGCCCCATTACAACAGGAAGTTTTTGATACCTTTCAGTCTGCTTTTCAGATTGCAGGATTTCCACCACCTGTCCTCTTCCTTGCTGCCACGCCCAGGATAATAGATGTTGCTTTCTGATAGATCCTTTCCTTTGTCTCAATACAGAAGTTTTCATGGGCCGATCTGCTGAGTTCAGCCTAGGAGCTGAGGTCAACATCTGAGTCTCCTCAGCACACAAGTTTGAGAGAAGTCTTAGctagaaaagcaaatatttcattatttcaatTCAGAAACACAGGAAAGTGATCGTTTACATTTACTACAGAAATAGTTAAAGAGTGACTACTGCCTGAActaaaaggcagaaaataatgTCTCTAAAGATGGCTTTGACCTTGTAACCGTCATCATTTTAAAACCCTCGAGATCCAGGAACCCCTGAGGAATCTGGGGAGGGGTGTCCGCCAAATCCCGCAACAAGTTGCATCTTTTTCCTAGGAACCTTTCAGATTCTCACACGGATTTTGTGACCAAAATGTTAAACCACGGAAGCATTAACCTTTACAGCCATGTCAAGAAATGGGCTTAAAATCTTTCCTAAAGACCATGTTTTTAAAGTCCCACCAGAATTTCCCAGTCTTTGGACACATCACATATCTGTTTTCACAAAGCCTCCTCTCCCAACGTGTTTACGTCTTGCAGCTCTTCCTTTGGTTATGAACTCTTGACTCCTCCCCGTCTTAAAATAAGTTTCACAAGCCGTAACAAGCGAAGTCagttcttaaatataaaaaattgccTCCCTATCGTGAACATTAAACATTCGAGATTTCATTTGATATTCCAAGAAACCAAGTTACCGAACAAATAAGAAGCCCTCTTCTTTTCGAAAAGGTGAGAGGCCCTTCCACGCTATGTTAACAGCCCTAAAAAAATTAGTTCCCGGATCGTGAGTCATTCCCAACGCGAGCCCGGAAAGTTCGGTTCTGCCGACGGCGCTGGGCTTCCGAGCGGCTCAGCGTTCCTCGAGCCCGGCCCGGGAACCCGCTCCTCCGGGCCGCTCGCGCCCGCCCGGCCTCGGATCTCGCCTCCTTCCCCCAACAATGGGGAGCGCGGCCGCCAACATGGCCGCACCCGCCGCGCCGCCGCCACTCACCGACTTCGAACCCGGGACTACGGCAGCGGCGGCTCCTGCTCGGCGTCGAagcccccctccccttccaggGAGAGACGAGGCACGGAACGAGCGAAGCCCACGAGCACCGACGAGACAGCTGCAGGCCACCTCAGCGTCCCGACCGACCTGCCCCCTCTGCCTCTACCGACAAAATGGAGGCGGCGGTGAGCGCTAGATCGGGGCCGGCAGGCGCGGCGGCCAATCAAAACACGCCTTTGCGCGCCCCGGCCAATGATACGCGGGCCGCCGCCTGTTGCTGGGGCCCGAcagggccgggggaggggaggtggttgCGGCCGAGGGTTTGAAATCCTCTCCGAGAAGAGCATGTCGGGAACAACCGCCGAGGCTCCGGTTGCTGTTCCTCCGCCGGCTCCCGGGTGACACCGGCCTCTCCCGGAGGCGCCCGCCCGGCCTCGCCCGGCACTACGGAACACGGCCAACGCCACCCCCTCGTGGCGACTCCGGGGCCCGAGCCCGGCGCGCCGGGGAAGGGGCGTCAGCTGTCCGCCCGGGCAGCGGCTTTCACCCAGGCTGCCCGGCTCGCGGGGCCCGCGGCCCTCGGAACCCGTTGGTTCCCCGCCGTGGGGAGTCAGCGAGGGGGCTTTGAGTTCCCGAGTTAAGTTCACCGAGCCGTGTACCCGATCTCTTACTGACGGAAGATACTCCAGCAAGTTGATTTCTGAAGCTGGCCCCTGACCACTTAGTCCTGACACTCCTGTCACTCTGTTCCCCGGTCACGGGGACTTACTTGCAGCTCTCCAGCTTGCGGTTCCCCTGCGGTTCCCTCTTGTCCTCCCTGCCCGCAGCCTCGAAATTCTTGAGTAGTTGCC carries:
- the PNRC2 gene encoding proline-rich nuclear receptor coactivator 2, whose product is MGGGERYNIPAPQSRNVSKNQQQLSRQKTKDQNSQMKIVHKKKERGHTYNSSAAAWQAMQSGGKNKNFPNNQNWNSSLSSPTLLFKSQTNQNYAGAKFSEPPSPSVLPKPPSHWVPVSFNPSDKEIMTFQLKTLLKVQV